From Phaenicophaeus curvirostris isolate KB17595 unplaced genomic scaffold, BPBGC_Pcur_1.0 scaffold_69, whole genome shotgun sequence, one genomic window encodes:
- the LOC138734251 gene encoding glucose-6-phosphate exchanger SLC37A2-like codes for MRAPLAPGVRLLRALPRDSRYRGLTLVLTFLCYTSYHLSRKPISIVKSQLHPNCSALGPNPHNDSNSSLWCSWAPFDGNNYNELFGALDNAFLVAYAIGMFISGIFGERLPLRYYLSAGMVLSGLFTALFGLGYFWNIHVLWYFIIMQVCNGLVQTTGWPSVVACVGNWFGKGKRGFIMGIWNSHTSVGNILGSLVAGVWVSCAWGFSFVVPGIVIAIMGIISFFFLVEYPEDVGCNPPMHHMVSSEEDVGGVAAKEKDPEAVTSHEGPLKVSGQSSGDHSNSPKEPAEEPEAISFLGALQIPGVVEFSLCLLFAKVVSYTFLYWLPLYIVNVAHFGAKEAGDLSTLFDVGGILGGIFAGLVSDYTGGRATTCCVMLVVAAPMLFLYNHVGQKGIGTSVAMLIVCGALVNGPYALITTAVLADLGTHESLKGNAKALSTVTAIIDGTGSVGAALGPLLAGLISPTGWNNVFYMLIAADVLACLLLVRVVVKEVRGWCGCMVRKRGFKEF; via the exons ATGAGGGCACCGCTCGCCCCCGGGGTGCGGCTGCTGCGAGCCCTGCCCCGGGACAGCCG GTATCGGGGCCTGACGCTCGTGCTGACCTTCCTCTGCTACACCAGCTACCACCTCTCCCGAAAACCCATCAGCATTGTCAAG AGCCAGCTGCACCCCAACTGCTCAGCCTTGGGTCCGAACCCCCACAATGACTCCAACAGCAGCTTGTGGTGCAGCTGGGCACCCTTCG ATGGGAACAACTACAATGAGCTTTTTGGGGCGCTGGATAATGCCTTCCTGGTGGCCTATGCCATTGGGATGTTTATCAG CGGCATTTTTGGGGAGCGCCTCCCGCTGCGGTACTACCTGTCGGCGGGGATGGTGCTGAGCGGGCTCTTCACCGCGCTCTTCGGCCTCGGCTACTTCTGGAATATCCACGTCCTCTGGTACTTCATCATCATGCAG GTCTGCAATGGGCTGGTGCAAACGACCGGCTGGCCTTCTGTCGTGGCGTGCGTCGGGAATTGGTTCGGGAAGGGAAA gagaggtttcatCATGGGCATCTGGAACTCGCACACCTCCGTTGGCAACATCTTAGGGTCACTCGTCGCCGGCGTCTGGGTTTCCTGTGCCTGGGGTTTCTCCTTCGTTGTGCCTGGCATCGTCATCGCTATCATGGGCatcatctccttcttcttccttgtgGAGT ATCCCGAGGATGTTGGCTGCAACCCACCTATGCATCAC ATGGTCTCCAGTGAGGAGGATGTTGGAGGGGTGGCCGCCAAAGAGAAGGACCCTGAAGCAGTCACCTCCCATGAGGGGCCACTGAAAGTCTCAGGCCAAAGCAGCGGGGATCACTCCAACAGCCCCAAGGAACCAGCTGAGGAGCCTGAAGCCATCAGCTTCCTCGGGGCGCTCCAGATACCT GGTGTGGTGGAGTTCTCCCTTTGCCTGCTCTTCGCCAAGGTGGTGAGCTACACCTTCCTCTACTGGCTGCCCCTCTACATCGTGAATGTCG CTCATTTTGGggccaaggaagctggggacTTGTCGACTCTTTTTGACGTCGGGGGCATTTTAG GTGGGATCTTTGCCGGCCTCGTCTCTGACTACACCGGCGGCAGAGCCACCACATGCTGTGTGATGCTGGTCGTCGCCGCTCCCATG CTGTTCCTGTATAACCATGTTGGCCAGAAGGGCATCGGCACGTCAGTAG CGATGCTGATCGTCTGCGGTGCTCTGGTTAACGGGCCTTATGCTCTCATCACAACAGCGGTCCTAGCAGATTTG GGAACCCATGAGTCTCTCAAAGGGAACGCCAAAGCACTTTCTACCGTCACAGCCATCATCGATGGCACAGGATCTGTAG GTGCAGCACTAGGGCCGCTGCTTGCCGGGCTCATCTCCCCAACCGGCTGGAATAATGTTTTCTACATGTTGATAGCAGCTGATGTCTTGGCTTGCCTG ctcctcgtTCGTGTGGTGGTCAAAGAGGTTCGCGGGTGGTGTGGCTGCATGGTGAGGAAGAGAGG GTTTAAGGAGTTTTGA
- the LOC138734264 gene encoding transmembrane protein 218-like gives MAGGAAGPALGPGVLALQLLWALALLLALSLFRAAGRARSVAAGAALGASAVTAALLLWPRGQEGPVPSGAREIVDTFLIGRFVLLAVMSLVFLGSLFLLLIYYLMEPVYAKPLHSR, from the exons AtggcgggcggcgcggcggggccggcgctgGGCCCGGGGGTGCTGgcgctgcagctgctgtgggcGCTGGCGCTGCTGCTGGCGCTGTCGCTGTTCCGGGCGGCCGGGCGGGCGCG GTCGgtggcggcgggggcggcgctggGGGCCTCGGCGGTGACGGCCGCGCTGCTGCTCTGGCCCCGTGGGCAGGAGGGGCCCGTGCCGAGCGGAGCTCGGGAG ATCGTGGACACTTTCTTGATTGGCCGCTTCGTTCTCCTGGCCGTGATGAGCCTGGTCTTTCTTGGGTCCCTGTTCCTGCTCCTCATTTACTACCTCATGGAGCCAGTCTATGCCAAACCGCTGCACAGCAGgtag